A genomic region of Phragmites australis chromosome 2, lpPhrAust1.1, whole genome shotgun sequence contains the following coding sequences:
- the LOC133908724 gene encoding uncharacterized protein LOC133908724, translating into MAMEEAVDSEMSLSNMVLGFFEDVERDRRPENDDDDESSSGGGDAAESKAFWETQHSKLHETLAKTSPTEGRIRADTEAIKTMRAAAGAACSCTGRAAAGDCRRCMLRHVAERLRDAGYNSALCKSKWTRSPDIPSGEHSYVDVVVQTRSGKAVRVVVELSFRAEFEVARASAGYRALVAALPEVFVGRADRLRGVVKVMCAAAKQCMKENNMHMGPWRKHKYMQSKWLGTPERTAAAATPVVAAEVAVGSPEKQTKFRASMLSFDFARTAVGVV; encoded by the exons ATGGCGATGGAGGAGGCAGTGGACAGTGAGATGAGCTTGTCTAACATGGTGTTGGGTTTCTTCGAAGATGTCGAGAGGGACAGACGGCCGGagaacgacgacgacgacgagagctctagcggcggcggcgacgccgcCGAGAGCAAAGCCTTCTGGGAGACCCAGCATTCCAAGCTGCAT GAGACTCTAGCCAAGACCAGCCCGACCGAGGGCAGGATCCGCGCCGACACGGAGGCCATCAAGACCATGCGCGCCGCGGCAGGTGCGGCCTGCTCCTGCACGGGACGGGCGGCGGCCGGGGACTGCCGGCGCTGCATGCTCCGGCACGTCGCCGAGCGGCTGCGCGACGCTGGGTACAACAGCGCGCTCTGCAAGTCCAAGTGGACGCGCTCGCCGGACATCCCTTCAG GTGAGCACAGCTACGTGGACGTGGTGGTGCAGACGAGGAGCGGCAAGGCGGTGCGCGTGGTGGTGGAGCTCAGCTTCCGCGCCGAGTTCGAGGTGGCGCGCGCCAGCGCCGGGTACCGCGCGCTGGTGGCTGCGCTCCCCGAGGTGTTCGTCGGCCGCGCGGACCGGCTGCGCGGCGTGGTCAAGGTGATGTGCGCCGCGGCCAAGCAGTGCATGAAGGAGAACAACATGCACATGGGACCCTGGAGGAAGCACAAGTACATGCAGTCCAAGTGGCTCGGCACGCCCGAACGTacggcggccgcggcgacgCCGGTGGTCGCTGCGGAGGTGGCGGTCGGCTCGCCCGAGAAGCAGACGAAGTTCAGGGCGTCCATGCTGAGCTTCGACTTCGCCCGGACCGCGGTTGGGGTCGTGTGA
- the LOC133908722 gene encoding uncharacterized protein LOC133908722, producing MDDEDYSWVRRTRFSHSVVRSNSGREQFGAFVEQFNRGAALKQKASASGFKLHGLNMEPGTRLFTSSVPKTSSLSAQPKPKDSSPHAALRQQEKASDHPLQEAPAKQDEGRAANGKKGSSILSVAVHREPVSQSLEDESPGALEFSFHADEQSLRLLRACSSPAPFRIKKAPRDDALPRSSSLNVLGEGPRARPPLPTRDVPDVFQEAKSASKRFSTPPPHRRSKSSQELNGGHPGKLKQRKEGLTNRRAKVAALEVLEKWSVDRSQLLIGHRFASGAHSRLFHGIYREQPVAVKFIRQPDDEEDAELAAQLEKQFSTEVTTLSRLNHPNVIKLVGACSSPPVFCVITEFLSGGSLRAFLHKLDHKSLPLDQIISISLNIAHGMEYIHSQGVIHRDVKPENIIFDGEGCAKIVDFGIACEEAYCDPLANDTGTFRWMAPEMMKHKSYGPKVDVYSFGLILWEMFSGSIPYEDLTPFQAAFAVFNKNVRPVIPTSCPAPVRLLIEQCWASHPEKRPEFWQIFQILEKFKTVLERDGTLDNMPSSHCQEAHDHKNWLAHWVQKIKHSQPDFSGPPPPKLL from the exons ATGGACGACGAGGACTACTCGTGGGTGCGGCGGACGCGGTTCTCCCACTCGGTCGTCCGCTCCAACTCCGGCAGGGAGCAGTTCGGCGCGTTCGTCGAGCAGTTCAACCGCGGCGCCGCGCTGAAGCAGAAGGCGTCTGCCTCGGGGTTCAAGCTCCATGGCCTCAACATGGAGCCAGGGACGAGGCTCTTTACCTCCTCCGTTCCGAAGACGAGTTCGCTGAGCGCCCAGCCGAAGCCGAAGGACTCGTCTCCACACGCCGCACTGAGGCAGCAGGAGAAGGCCAGTGATCATCCGTTGCAAGAAGCACCGGCGAAGCAGGATGAAGGCAGGGCTGCAAATGGGAAGAAGGGAAGCAGCATCCTTAGCGTGGCCGTCCATCGCGAGCCCGTGTCGCAGAGCCTGGAGGACGAGAGCCCCGGAGCCCTCGAGTTTTCCTTCCACGCCGACGAGCAGAGCCTGAGGCTGCTGCGAGCGTGCTCCAGCCCCGCTCCTTTCCGGATCAAGAAAGCGCCAAGGGACGACGCCCTGCCACGCAGCTCGTCGCTTAACGTCCTCGGCGAGGGGCCGAGGGCGAGACCCCCTCTCCCAACTCGCGACGTTCCTGACGTGTTTCAGGAGGCCAAATCGGCCAGCAAGAGGTTCTCCACTCCGCCGCCGCACCGGAGGTCGAAGTCTTCGCAAGAGCTGAATGGGGGTCATCCGGGCAAGCTGAAACAAAGGAAGGAGGGCCTTACCAATCGAAGGGCGAAGGTTGCTGCGCTCGAGGTGCTTGAGAAATGGTCTGTTGATCGCTCTCAGCTGCTCATTGGGCACAGGTTCGCGTCCGGTGCTCACAGCCGGTTGTTCCATGGGATCTACAGAGAGCAGCCTGTTGCGGTCAAGTTCATCAGACAGcctgatgatgaggaagatgcaGAGCTGGCTGCTCAGCTTGAGAAGCAGTTCAGCACGGAGGTTACCACACTGTCACGTCTCAatcatcctaatgtcattaag CTGGTTGGAGCATGCAGCAGTCCACCAGTATTCTGTGTCATCACCGAGTTCCTCTCTGGAGGTTCTTTAAGAGCTTTTTTGCACAAGCTGGACCACAAATCTCTTCCTCTAGACCAGATTATCTCAATTAGCTTGAATATCGCACACGGCATGGAGTACATTCACTCACAAGGTGTTATCCATCGTGATGTGAAGCCAGAGAACATCATATTTGACGGGGAAGGTTGTGCAAAGATTGTTGATTTTGGAATAGCTTGTGAAGAAGCGTACTGTGACCCTCTGGCGAATGACACTGGGACTTTCAGATGGATGGCTCCAGAGATGATGAAGCACAAATCATATGGTCCAAAAGTCGATGTTTACAGCTTTGGCCTGATCTTGTGGGAAATGTTTTCCGGTTCAATACCTTATGAAGACCTGACTCCATTCCAAGCAGCTTTTGCTGTTTTTAACAAG AATGTGAGGCCGGTCATTCCTACTAGCTGCCCAGCGCCAGTACGACTTCTGATTGAGCAATGTTGGGCCTCGCACCCAGAGAAGAGACCTGAATTCTGGCAAATATTTCAAATATTGGAGAAGTTTAAGACGGTTCTTGAGAGAGATGGAACACTCGACAACATGCCAAGCTCGCACTGCCAGGAGGCTCATGATCACAAGAACTGGCTAGCTCATTGGGTCCAAAAGATCAAGCATAGCCAACCTGATTTCTCTGGACCTCCGCCGCCAAAACTGTTGTAA